One Castanea sativa cultivar Marrone di Chiusa Pesio chromosome 4, ASM4071231v1 DNA window includes the following coding sequences:
- the LOC142633005 gene encoding uncharacterized protein LOC142633005, which yields MARLDNPSIGFSEEDERRLHHPHDDALVVSIRAGDYNMHQVLVDNSSSADILHYPAFQQMGIGREQLVPKNAPLVGFGGTRVYPLGVITLSETVEDYPQQITKDVVFLVVNCSSAYNAILARPTLNAWKAVTSTYHLMV from the coding sequence ATGGCGCGACTCGATAACCCTAGCATCGGGTTTTCGGAAGAAGATGAacgacgccttcaccacccacatgacgacgcaCTTGTCGTTAGTATACGGGCAGGGGACTACAATATGCATCAAGTTTTGGTTGATAACAGCAGCTCGGCGGATATTCTCCACTACCCTGcattccagcagatggggattggtAGAGAGCAACTGGTCCCAAAAAATGCACCCCTCGTTGGCTTCGGAGGGACAAGAGTCTACCCTTTAGGCGTCATCACGTTGTCTGAAACGGTCGAGGATTACccacagcaaataaccaaggatgtggTTTTTCTTGTGGTCAACTGCTCTTCTGCCTATAACGCCATCCTTGCAcggcccactctcaatgcatggaaggctgtaACCTCGACCTACCATCTAATGGTCTAA
- the LOC142633007 gene encoding uncharacterized protein LOC142633007, producing MTAPWPFAQWGLDIMGPFPTAVKQLKFLVVGIDYFTKWVEAETLATIMEKNIRSFVWRNIICRTTARTLTGETPFRLAYGSEAVIPAEVGLTSYGVENYDENKNDEAMHLQLDLMDEVRATAE from the exons ATGACGGCtccatggccattcgcacaatggggattagacatcatgggcccGTTCCCAACAGCGGTAAAGCAGTTGAAGTTCTTAGTAGTTGgcattgattacttcaccaaatgggtggaagcagagaCTTTGGCCACTATCATGGAGAAGAATATCCgaagttttgtatggagaaatattatttgcAG GACAACGGCGAGAACACTGACAGGGgaaacaccgtttcgattggcgtatggtagTGAGGCcgtcataccggcagaagtggggCTAACAAGTTACGGGGTGGAAAACTACGACGAGAACAAAAATGACGAAGCCATGCATTTGCAGCTCGATCTTATGGACGAAGTCAGGGCCACAGCGGAGTAG